ATTCGCCCAGTTCGAAATCCGGGGTCAACTGAATCGCCGTGGTGGGGCACGCTTCTTCACACAGACCACAGAAGATGCAGCGTGAGAAGTTGATGCGGAAGAACTCCGGATACCAGCGACCGTCTACCGTCTCTGCTTTCTGCAGAGAGATACAGCCTACCGGACAGGCTACCGCACACAGGTTACAGGCAACGCAGCGCTCCGAACCGTCCGGATCGCGCGTCAGCACGATACGGCCACGGTAGCGCGGCGGCAGATATACCGGCTCTTCCGGGTACATCCGGGTTTCGCGTTTTGCAAACGCGTGCAGGCCGATCATCCAGATACTGCGTACCTGGGTGCCAAAGCCTACCAATAATTCTTTCAAGGTCATGATCTTAAAGCCCCTTATGGCTG
This DNA window, taken from Leclercia adecarboxylata, encodes the following:
- the nuoI gene encoding NADH-quinone oxidoreductase subunit NuoI, with amino-acid sequence MTLKELLVGFGTQVRSIWMIGLHAFAKRETRMYPEEPVYLPPRYRGRIVLTRDPDGSERCVACNLCAVACPVGCISLQKAETVDGRWYPEFFRINFSRCIFCGLCEEACPTTAIQLTPDFELGEYKRQDLVYEKEDLLISGPGKYPEYNFYRMAGMAIDGKDKGEAENEAKPIDVKSLLP